A window of Cryptomeria japonica chromosome 3, Sugi_1.0, whole genome shotgun sequence contains these coding sequences:
- the LOC131035057 gene encoding protein NSP-INTERACTING KINASE 2 isoform X2, with protein sequence MWWWCSSMEKRRRLSIFWVMILLCMRTTFAALTPKGVNYEVVALMRIKSMLVDPHNALDNWDSTSVDPCSWSMITCSADNSVTALGAPSQGLAGPLSDGIKNLTNLQTVLLQNNAISGPLPEEIGQLDKLKTLDLSNNQLSGVIPTSLGQLKNLNYLRLNNNSLSGPFPTSLANISSLSFLDLSYNNLSGSVPRTHARTVIIRGNPLLCGGTAQNCLGESPAPTVFTVNSSEAGDSRKHKVAVSFGVSLGFLCVMAVGIGLFLWWRQRHNQQVFFDVNEQHDPEVCLGHLKRFQFKELQIATDHFNSKNILGSGGFGNVYKGCLQDGTHVAVKRLKDASAAGGEVQFQTEVEMISLAVHRNLLRLCGFCMTSSERLLVYPYMVNGSVASRLRDHIHGKPALDWGTRKRIALGAARGLLYLHEQCDPKIIHRDVKAANILLDEYFEAVVGDFGLAKLLDHRDSHVTTAVRGTVGHIAPEYLSTGQSSEKTDVFGFGILLLELVTGQKALDFGKAANQKGVMLDWVKKLHQEKKLDLLVDKDLKTNYDRVELEEMVQVALLCTQFHPGHRPKMSEVVRMLEGDGLAERWEASQRVETPRYRGVEFISKRYSDFIEDSSLVLQAMELSGPR encoded by the exons ATGTGGTGGTGGTGTTCTTCGATGGAGAAGAGGAGAAGGTTGAGTATATTCTGGGTGATGATACTTTTGTGTATGAGAACTACCTTCGCAGCACTCACCCCAAAGGGCGTTAACTATGAAG TTGTTGCTTTAATGAGAATTAAGAGTATGCTGGTTGACCCACATAATGCATTAGACAATTGGGATTCGACTTCTGTAGACCCTTGTAGTTGGAGTATGATTACATGCTCGGCTGATAACTCTGTCACTGCCTT AGGAGCCCCCAGCCAGGGCTTAGCAGGCCCATTGTCCGATGGCATTAAAAACCTTACCaatcttcagactgt GCTTCTGCAAAACAATGCAATATCCGGGCCACTTCCTGAAGAAATAGGGCAGCTGGATAAGCTCAAGACACTAGACCTCTCCAACAATCAACTCAGCGGCGTGATACCTACTTCACTGGGTCAGCTGAAGAATCTCAACTACCT GAGACTGAACAATAATAGTCTTTCTGGACCGTTTCCTACATCACTAGCCAACATCTCTAGCTTATCATTTCT GGATTTGTCTTACAACAATCTAAGTGGCTCAGTGCCCAGGACTCATGCTCGAACCGTCAT TATCAGAGGAAACCCTTTGCTATGTGGAGGCACAGCGCAGAATTGTCTTGGGGAGTCTCCAGCGCCCACGGTCTTCACTGTGAATTCATCAGAAG CTGGAGATTCTAGGAAACATAAGGTGGCAGTATCTTTCGGTGTAAGTCTGGGCTTCTTATGTGTAATGGCTGTTGGAATTGGGCTTTTCTTGTGGTGGAGACAAAGACACAATCAACAGGTTTTCTTTGATGTCAATG AGCAGCACGATCCAGAGGTTTGCTTAGGACATTTGAAGAGATTCCAATTCAAAGAACTCCAGATTGCTACCGATCACTTTAATAGCAAGAATATTCTGGGTTCAGGAGGCTTTGGGAATGTTTACAAGGGTTGCCTACAAGATGGCACTCATGTAGCTGTAAAACGACTGAAGGATGCCAGTGCTGCAGGTGGAGAAGTTCAATTCCAgacagaagtggaaatgatcagcTTGGCTGTACACAGGAATTTATTGAGACTCTGTGGTTTTTGCATGACCTCCTCAGAAAGACTCTTGGTTTATCCATACATGGTTAATGGGAGCGTGGCCTCTCGTCTGAGAG ATCACATTCATGGAAAGCCTGCATTGGATTGGGGTACAAGGAAGAGGATAGCCCTAGGAGCTGCAAGGGGACTTCTATATTTGCACGAGCAGTGTGATCCCAAGATAATTCACCGAGATGTAAAAGCAGCAAACATCCTACTAGATGAGTACTTCGAAGCTGTTGTAGGTGATTTTGGTCTAGCAAAGCTTCTAGACCACAGGGATTCACATGTGACCACAGCTGTTAGGGGTACTGTAGGGCACATTGCTCCAGAATATCTTTCGACAGGGCAATCTTCTGAGAAAACTGATGTATTTGGCTTTGGCATACTATTACTGGAACTTGTTACTGGTCAAAAAGCTTTGGATTTTGGCAAGGCAGCAAACCAGAAAGGAGTGATGCTGGATTGG GTCAAAAAATTACATCAAGAGAAAAAGTTAGACCTTCTGGTAGACAAAGATCTGAAGACCAATTACGATAGAGTTGAACTTGAGGAAATGGTTCAAGTGGCATTGCTCTGTACTCAATTTCACCCTGGTCACCGCCCTAAGATGTCTGAAGTAGTTAGAATGTTGGAAGGTGATGGATTGGCAGAAAGGTGGGAAGCATCACAGAGGGTTGAAACACCTAGGTATAGGGGGGTAGAATTTATATCGAAGAGATATTCTGACTTTATTGAAGACTCATCATTGGTTTTGCAAGCAATGGAACTTTCAGGTCCCAGATGA
- the LOC131035057 gene encoding protein NSP-INTERACTING KINASE 2 isoform X1 — protein MWWWCSSMEKRRRLSIFWVMILLCMRTTFAALTPKGVNYEVVALMRIKSMLVDPHNALDNWDSTSVDPCSWSMITCSADNSVTALGAPSQGLAGPLSDGIKNLTNLQTVLLQNNAISGPLPEEIGQLDKLKTLDLSNNQLSGVIPTSLGQLKNLNYLRLNNNSLSGPFPTSLANISSLSFLDLSYNNLSGSVPRTHARTVIIRGNPLLCGGTAQNCLGESPAPTVFTVNSSEGTVPAGDSRKHKVAVSFGVSLGFLCVMAVGIGLFLWWRQRHNQQVFFDVNEQHDPEVCLGHLKRFQFKELQIATDHFNSKNILGSGGFGNVYKGCLQDGTHVAVKRLKDASAAGGEVQFQTEVEMISLAVHRNLLRLCGFCMTSSERLLVYPYMVNGSVASRLRDHIHGKPALDWGTRKRIALGAARGLLYLHEQCDPKIIHRDVKAANILLDEYFEAVVGDFGLAKLLDHRDSHVTTAVRGTVGHIAPEYLSTGQSSEKTDVFGFGILLLELVTGQKALDFGKAANQKGVMLDWVKKLHQEKKLDLLVDKDLKTNYDRVELEEMVQVALLCTQFHPGHRPKMSEVVRMLEGDGLAERWEASQRVETPRYRGVEFISKRYSDFIEDSSLVLQAMELSGPR, from the exons ATGTGGTGGTGGTGTTCTTCGATGGAGAAGAGGAGAAGGTTGAGTATATTCTGGGTGATGATACTTTTGTGTATGAGAACTACCTTCGCAGCACTCACCCCAAAGGGCGTTAACTATGAAG TTGTTGCTTTAATGAGAATTAAGAGTATGCTGGTTGACCCACATAATGCATTAGACAATTGGGATTCGACTTCTGTAGACCCTTGTAGTTGGAGTATGATTACATGCTCGGCTGATAACTCTGTCACTGCCTT AGGAGCCCCCAGCCAGGGCTTAGCAGGCCCATTGTCCGATGGCATTAAAAACCTTACCaatcttcagactgt GCTTCTGCAAAACAATGCAATATCCGGGCCACTTCCTGAAGAAATAGGGCAGCTGGATAAGCTCAAGACACTAGACCTCTCCAACAATCAACTCAGCGGCGTGATACCTACTTCACTGGGTCAGCTGAAGAATCTCAACTACCT GAGACTGAACAATAATAGTCTTTCTGGACCGTTTCCTACATCACTAGCCAACATCTCTAGCTTATCATTTCT GGATTTGTCTTACAACAATCTAAGTGGCTCAGTGCCCAGGACTCATGCTCGAACCGTCAT TATCAGAGGAAACCCTTTGCTATGTGGAGGCACAGCGCAGAATTGTCTTGGGGAGTCTCCAGCGCCCACGGTCTTCACTGTGAATTCATCAGAAG GTACGGTACCAGCTGGAGATTCTAGGAAACATAAGGTGGCAGTATCTTTCGGTGTAAGTCTGGGCTTCTTATGTGTAATGGCTGTTGGAATTGGGCTTTTCTTGTGGTGGAGACAAAGACACAATCAACAGGTTTTCTTTGATGTCAATG AGCAGCACGATCCAGAGGTTTGCTTAGGACATTTGAAGAGATTCCAATTCAAAGAACTCCAGATTGCTACCGATCACTTTAATAGCAAGAATATTCTGGGTTCAGGAGGCTTTGGGAATGTTTACAAGGGTTGCCTACAAGATGGCACTCATGTAGCTGTAAAACGACTGAAGGATGCCAGTGCTGCAGGTGGAGAAGTTCAATTCCAgacagaagtggaaatgatcagcTTGGCTGTACACAGGAATTTATTGAGACTCTGTGGTTTTTGCATGACCTCCTCAGAAAGACTCTTGGTTTATCCATACATGGTTAATGGGAGCGTGGCCTCTCGTCTGAGAG ATCACATTCATGGAAAGCCTGCATTGGATTGGGGTACAAGGAAGAGGATAGCCCTAGGAGCTGCAAGGGGACTTCTATATTTGCACGAGCAGTGTGATCCCAAGATAATTCACCGAGATGTAAAAGCAGCAAACATCCTACTAGATGAGTACTTCGAAGCTGTTGTAGGTGATTTTGGTCTAGCAAAGCTTCTAGACCACAGGGATTCACATGTGACCACAGCTGTTAGGGGTACTGTAGGGCACATTGCTCCAGAATATCTTTCGACAGGGCAATCTTCTGAGAAAACTGATGTATTTGGCTTTGGCATACTATTACTGGAACTTGTTACTGGTCAAAAAGCTTTGGATTTTGGCAAGGCAGCAAACCAGAAAGGAGTGATGCTGGATTGG GTCAAAAAATTACATCAAGAGAAAAAGTTAGACCTTCTGGTAGACAAAGATCTGAAGACCAATTACGATAGAGTTGAACTTGAGGAAATGGTTCAAGTGGCATTGCTCTGTACTCAATTTCACCCTGGTCACCGCCCTAAGATGTCTGAAGTAGTTAGAATGTTGGAAGGTGATGGATTGGCAGAAAGGTGGGAAGCATCACAGAGGGTTGAAACACCTAGGTATAGGGGGGTAGAATTTATATCGAAGAGATATTCTGACTTTATTGAAGACTCATCATTGGTTTTGCAAGCAATGGAACTTTCAGGTCCCAGATGA